Proteins encoded together in one Musa acuminata AAA Group cultivar baxijiao chromosome BXJ3-6, Cavendish_Baxijiao_AAA, whole genome shotgun sequence window:
- the LOC135582790 gene encoding phosphatidate phosphatase PAH2-like isoform X4, producing MYAVGKIGSYISRGVYTVSGPFHPFGGAVDIIVVQQQDGSYKSSPWYVRFGKFQGVLKTKEKIVRISVNGVEAGFNMFLDHKGEAFFLRDAEAGEPEPVLSPPTSGDETEERVKNGGFKKIRSFDVEGGQKELVTRVDNGNGKLVTRTSSRRSAILGLMFGRKSIKENGKGGNVDRVSSMERAEIAADLLEVKWSTNLKPNDQRSDSTQVKSSEDSEINVCVADEEHDSQTILPNDDLHGDEKLVSHGEGMDDDFRISISSRSCSEEERDNDPSCPRVTEETTETYTSETGDREISDQSNSEFVFRNPIVEPNLDFDATSCDAFVSHDEEIGDAHRNLMLSEKNSEEETSQEMVVQISTLVVSDTTDRNNLISESVTTQSDKIDTQNPGSAAYYDDTQQLHTGSSVGSTGGIFTCDSDRNGITSSSYHETVERSVTRINFSDDKPSGHLDFLSIGAEQCENGFLCDTSNMVQEVNDLLASSASLSKENSDCCHDQGLETSRVSESYVFEKLQCDYTRNGAFEDSDNSVFITESVSNLSSEQFSSCIPSLYNPQLLSCEDEVISTDVIAEESSHDKETDFQQIDLFGNHHQMRERKAAQVTSFPFYVSNDPLNSGSSAESHSICDIPNSCNSSNVTQEIGNFDVGINLKRSYSFEEINVAQDFGISSPTEVAEYHVPCSDILEDVQFPFSDIDNFNMKDIDAELSNNNKVVHAEHQLTSTACCDLEEQDLQIKNPKQPLEGISDVLISPSSPISIQGCKTSSREPELSSRSLPVIRSHIKDLEGSDLCSMSCSLESKTDICKLDMLKNEDSSSSRLVAELQTEAMLGYTSVAAATASSAQNEEEQKGTLANPTVELSLCKQLLFEGMGAGAARQVFDAEKVNLEQFSALGPSLLKNEKLVVRIGDRYFPWNAAAPIILGMVCFGQEIILEPQGMIPVDGDEEKNGASRSITPSRGSWLWPFLKRSKTISDAHATSKGTNEMDVDLASQGIGNMTQQSDMLQAKNSKKVQSLTPTSDEIASLNLKEGQNVVTFSFSTPVLGSQQVDARIYLWKWNTRIVISDVDGTITR from the exons ATGTATGCCGTGGGGAAGATCGGCAGCTACATCTCCCGGGGGGTGTACACCGTCTCGGGCCCCTTTCATCCATTCGGAGGAGCGGTGGACATCATCGTTGTCCAGCAGCAAGATGGGAGCTACAAGTCCTCGCCGTGGTATGTCCGGTTCGGGAAGTTTCAAGGTGTCTTGAAGACAAAAGAAAAAATTGTCAGGATATCTGTTAATGGCGTTGAAGCTGGATTCAATATGTTCTTGGACCATAAAGGAGAGGCCTTCTTCCTCAGGGATGCGGAAGCTGGGGAACCAGAACCCGTCTTGTCACCACCAACTTCTGGGGATGAGACAGAGGAAAGGGTGAAGAATGGGGGATTTAAAAAGATACGGAGCTTTGATGTAGAGGGTGGACAAAAGGAGCTAGTCACCCGGGTGGATAATGGGAACGGTAAGCTTGTGACTCGAACAAGTTCAAGACGATCAGCGATCTTAGGACTTATGTTTGGACGGAAGTCGATCAAGGAAAACGGTAAGGGCGGAAATGTGGACAGGGTTAGCTCAATGGAGCGTGCAGAGATTGCAGCTGACCTCTTGGAAGTGAAGTGGTCAACCAATCTGAAGCCCAATGACCAGAGATCTGACAGTACTCAGGTAAAATCATCTGAGGATAGCGAGATTAATGTTTGTGTTGCTGATGAAGAACATGATTCTCAGACAATTTTGCCAAATGATGACTTACATGGTGATGAAAAGCTCGTTTCTCATGGTGAAGGGATGGATGATGATTTTAGGATAAGCATTTCAAGCAGAAGTTGTtcagaagaagaaagagataaTGACCCTTCATGTCCAAGAGTCACTGAGGAAACCACAGAGACATATACATCTGAGACTGGTGATAGGGAAATCTCTGATCAAAGTAACTCTGAATTTGTCTTTAGGAACCCTATTGTCGAGCCTAACTTAGATTTTGATGCAACTTCTTGTGATGCTTTTGTTTCACATGATGAGGAAATAGGTGATGCACATAGGAACCTCATGCTTTCTGAAAAGAATTCCGAAGAGGAAACCTCCCAAGAAATGGTTGTGCAGATTTCTACCTTGGTGGTTAGTGATACAACTGATAGAAACAATTTGATCTCAGAATCGGTGACAACACAATCAGACAAGATTGATACCCAGAATCCTGGTTCAGCTGCATATTACGATGACACACAACAATTGCATACTGGAAGCTCTGTGGGTTCAACAGGAGGCATTTTTACATGTGATAGTGACAGAAATGGAATTACTTCTTCCAGCTACCATGAGACTGTTGAAAGGTCAGTTACTAGAATTAATTTTTCGGATGACAAGCCTTCTGGGCATTTGGACTTTCTTTCTATTGGGGCTGAGCAATGTGAGAATGGATTTTTGTGCGACACTAGCAACATGGTTCAAGAAGTAAATGACCTGTTAGCATCAAGTGCATCATTGAGTAAAGAAAATTCAGATTGTTGCCATGACCAGGGCTTGGAAACATCTAGAGTTAGTGAGTCTTATGTGTTTGAAAAATTGCAATGTGACTATACCAGAAATGGGGCATTTGAGGATTCAGATAACAGTGTGTTTATTACTGAATCTGTTTCCAATTTAAGCtctgaacaattctcaagttgtattCCCTCTTTATACAATCCACAGTTGCTAAGCTGTGAAGATGAAGTCATATCTACGGATGTTATTGCAGAGGAATCTTCTCATGACAAAGAAACTGACTTTCAGCAAAttgatctctttgggaatcaccaTCAGATGAGGGAAAGAAAAGCTGCTCAAGTCACCTCTTTTCCATTTTATGTATCAAATGATCCACTTAATTCTGGTTCTTCTGCAGAATCACATAGCATTTGTGATATACCTAATTCTTGCAACTCGAGCAATGTAACTCAAGAAATAGGAAATTTTGATGTAGGTATTAATCTGAAGAGGTCCTATTCTTTTGAGGAGATTAATGTTGCTCAAGATTTTGGTATCTCTAGCCCTACAGAAGTAGCAGAATATCATGTTCCCTGCTCTGACATCTTGGAAGATGTTCAATTTCCATTTAGTGATATCGACAATTTTAATATGAAAGATATTGACGCTGAGCTATCAAACAATAACAAGGTTGTTCATGCTGAACATCAGCTGACATCCACTGCATGCTGTGATCTAGAAGAGCAAGACCTGCAAATAAAGAACCCTAAACAGCCTCTGGAGGGAATTTCTGATGTTCTAATATCTCCTTCTAGTCCAATAAGTATCCAGGGATGCAAGACAAGTTCTCGAGAACCTGAACTATCATCTAGATCATTGCCTGTTATTCGTAGTCATATTAAGGATCTCGAAGGATCAGATCTATGCTCAATGAGTTGCTCATTGGAATCAAAAACTGACATATGTAAGCTGGACATGCTTAAGAACGAAGATTCTAGCTCTTCAAGGTTGGTGGCAGAGCTTCAAACAGAAGCAATGCTAGGATATACATCtgttgctgctgctactgctagCTCTGCTCAAAATGAGGAGGAACAGAAAGGCACTTTGGCAAATCCCACCGTTG AGTTATCCCTCTGCAAGCAATTGTTATTTGAAGGGATGGGAGCAGGTGCAGCTCGTCAAGTATTTGATGCTGAAAAGGTGAATTTGGAGCAATTTTCTGCTTTGGGTCCGTCTCTTTTGAAGAATGAAAAACTTGTTGTCAGAATTGGTGATAGATACTTTCCATGGAATGCAGCTGCACCTATTATCTTGGGAATGGTTTGTTTTGGTCAGGAAATAATATTGGAACCTCAAGGTATGATACCTGTGGATGGAGACGAGGAAAAAAATGGAGCTTCTAGAAGCATCACACCATCTCGAGGGAGTTGGCTATGGCCTTTCTTGAAAAGGTCCAAGACCATAAGCGATGCTCACGCAACCTCTAAAGGTACCAATGAGATGGATGTGGATCTGGCTTCCCAAGGGATTGGAAACATGACTCAACAAAGTGACATGCTGCAAGCCAAGAACTCTAAGAAGGTGCAGTCACTTACTCCAACATCTGACGAAATTGCTTCCTTGAATCTCAAAGAGGGCCAGAATGTGGTTACGTTTAGTTTCTCAACACCAGTGCTTGGATCACAGCAG GTTGATGCAAGGATATATCTTTGGAAATGGAATACTCGGATAGTTATCTCTGATGTAGATGGAACTATCACCAG ATAA